A section of the Verrucomicrobium sp. GAS474 genome encodes:
- a CDS encoding PD-(D/E)XK nuclease-like domain-containing protein: MNPGIYYGLPADEYHAAPGVSASMLKAMRRSPAHMRAEMANRKETEAMRFGTLLHLRLLEPERYKAECVIIPPDAPDRPTKAQLAAAKPAPKTVEQIAWWAKFDAETVGKTVIDQEEAFTIERIARNVFAHPIARELLTGEGQNEVSIFAVDPVTGLPLRCRVDRIKGRVFVDIKKTVNAADWEFSKTVADMGYHLQGALYLRVGALAQLAPEYFVLIAIEPLPPYAVNCFALGVKSLSRGDEECAALLAQYKECEASGIWPAYKQTLRTLEIPRYALMRPEDAEVVFDPAESTADEEGVA; encoded by the coding sequence ATGAATCCCGGAATTTACTACGGGCTCCCCGCCGACGAGTACCACGCCGCTCCCGGCGTCTCGGCCTCGATGCTCAAGGCTATGCGTCGCTCTCCCGCCCACATGCGGGCCGAGATGGCGAACCGGAAGGAAACGGAGGCGATGCGTTTCGGAACGCTCCTCCACCTCCGCCTCCTGGAGCCGGAACGGTACAAGGCCGAATGCGTTATCATTCCCCCCGACGCGCCGGATCGCCCCACCAAGGCACAGCTCGCCGCCGCCAAGCCCGCGCCGAAGACGGTCGAGCAAATCGCGTGGTGGGCGAAGTTCGACGCCGAGACGGTCGGGAAGACGGTTATCGACCAGGAGGAAGCCTTCACGATCGAGCGCATCGCCCGGAACGTCTTCGCCCATCCCATCGCCCGCGAGCTATTGACCGGAGAGGGACAGAACGAGGTATCCATCTTCGCCGTCGATCCCGTGACCGGACTGCCTCTCCGGTGCCGCGTGGACCGGATTAAAGGCCGGGTTTTCGTGGACATCAAGAAGACCGTCAACGCCGCGGATTGGGAGTTCTCGAAGACCGTCGCCGACATGGGGTATCACCTCCAGGGGGCCCTCTACCTCCGCGTGGGTGCGTTGGCCCAGCTCGCCCCGGAATACTTCGTCCTCATCGCCATCGAGCCGCTTCCTCCCTATGCCGTGAACTGCTTCGCGTTGGGCGTGAAATCCCTCAGCCGGGGCGATGAGGAATGCGCTGCGCTCCTCGCCCAATACAAGGAGTGCGAGGCGTCCGGGATCTGGCCCGCCTACAAGCAGACGCTCCGCACCTTGGAAATCCCCCGGTACGCGCTCATGCGCCCCGAGGACGCCGAGGTTGTGTTCGATCCCGCGGAGTCCACCGCCGACGAGGAAGGAGTCGCATGA
- a CDS encoding ImmA/IrrE family metallo-endopeptidase: protein MSEPSSPHPAITFLEVCQSVLEVLASIPNLQPPINIMGDVREAIEKRLSVGVAFKIHFEENTWTPEALIGMLLRYKDRARVIYPGINNGCWRRFIMAKELAHLIIDTDPSRFTTDPIRLVQELINKAPLQVDGSQPFESERYAIYVAYELMIPWQFNAECLARLAAGQTTLDLAKWLRVPQKAVEFVLSSDYQASRKKAYGQLSPMPL from the coding sequence ATGTCGGAGCCGTCTAGTCCGCACCCCGCCATCACCTTCCTCGAAGTCTGCCAGTCAGTCCTTGAGGTGTTGGCCAGCATTCCGAACCTTCAGCCCCCCATTAACATCATGGGGGATGTCCGAGAGGCCATCGAAAAACGCCTATCGGTGGGTGTTGCTTTCAAGATCCATTTCGAGGAGAACACCTGGACTCCGGAGGCCCTCATCGGGATGCTCCTGCGATATAAAGACCGCGCCCGGGTTATCTATCCCGGAATCAATAATGGGTGCTGGCGTCGCTTCATCATGGCGAAGGAATTGGCCCATCTGATCATCGACACCGATCCCAGTCGCTTCACAACTGATCCGATTCGCCTTGTTCAAGAGCTCATCAACAAAGCGCCACTGCAGGTCGACGGCAGTCAGCCGTTCGAGTCAGAAAGATACGCCATTTACGTGGCTTACGAACTGATGATCCCGTGGCAGTTCAATGCCGAATGCCTCGCTCGCCTGGCTGCTGGACAAACTACTCTTGATCTCGCGAAATGGCTTCGCGTCCCGCAGAAGGCCGTTGAATTCGTTCTGTCGTCCGATTATCAGGCCTCGCGGAAAAAGGCATACGGGCAACTCTCTCCAATGCCGCTTTAG
- a CDS encoding rhomboid family intramembrane serine protease — MAAWIRTSDDDPLFHVGGKPFRVAETLVAIYVGAWVALALAKAAGVGDIWVHLFALSTAQVLQHGWVWQLVTYPFVNALDPWFVFVALILFFFGRTLERAVGRRSFLVLYAGLTIVPALLLCGVAFLTHTPNFYAGATNINLAFFMAFALIFPEAPMFFFGIPAKWMAIAWTAVLTLIYIAAHEWTYLMVMWVSIGVAFAVLRFPFLGEWLQALKERQEEARLARQRAKAAALQAEKKAAEEVRHQSIDQILEKISKTGMQSLTRDERAVLEEARKELLRRDAAK, encoded by the coding sequence ATGGCAGCCTGGATCCGTACTTCCGACGACGACCCCCTCTTTCACGTGGGAGGGAAGCCCTTCCGCGTTGCCGAAACCCTCGTCGCCATCTACGTCGGCGCCTGGGTCGCCCTCGCCCTCGCGAAGGCCGCCGGGGTCGGCGACATCTGGGTCCACCTCTTCGCCCTCTCCACCGCCCAGGTTCTCCAGCACGGCTGGGTCTGGCAGCTCGTCACCTATCCCTTCGTCAACGCCCTCGACCCCTGGTTCGTCTTCGTCGCCCTCATCCTCTTCTTCTTCGGCCGCACGCTGGAGCGCGCCGTCGGCCGCCGCTCCTTCCTCGTCCTCTACGCCGGTCTCACCATCGTCCCCGCCCTCCTCCTCTGCGGCGTCGCCTTCCTGACCCATACGCCGAACTTCTACGCCGGGGCGACGAACATCAACCTCGCCTTCTTCATGGCCTTCGCCCTGATCTTCCCCGAGGCCCCGATGTTCTTCTTCGGCATCCCGGCGAAGTGGATGGCGATCGCGTGGACCGCCGTCCTCACCCTCATCTACATCGCGGCCCACGAATGGACCTACCTCATGGTCATGTGGGTCTCGATCGGCGTCGCCTTCGCCGTCCTCCGCTTCCCCTTCCTCGGCGAGTGGCTCCAGGCATTGAAGGAGCGGCAGGAAGAGGCCAGGCTGGCCCGGCAGCGCGCCAAGGCCGCCGCCCTCCAGGCCGAGAAGAAAGCCGCCGAGGAAGTCCGCCACCAGTCGATCGACCAGATCCTCGAAAAGATCTCCAAGACCGGCATGCAAAGCCTGACCCGCGACGAGCGGGCCGTCCTCGAGGAAGCCCGCAAGGAACTCCTCCGCCGCGACGCAGCCAAGTAA
- a CDS encoding BlaI/MecI/CopY family transcriptional regulator, which yields MKATPKISEAEWEVMKIVWRTGGATAQQVHEALFPGKGWQEATVKTLLNRLFRKRLLKAERNAALGRAYLYRPLLTEAECRAAEADSFLARIFDGSLSPLLAHFVASKKLSEREIAELETILGTHRKTK from the coding sequence ATGAAAGCGACCCCGAAGATTTCCGAGGCCGAATGGGAAGTGATGAAGATCGTCTGGCGGACGGGCGGGGCGACGGCCCAGCAGGTCCACGAGGCGCTCTTCCCCGGCAAGGGATGGCAGGAGGCGACGGTAAAGACCCTCCTGAACCGCCTCTTTCGCAAGCGCCTCCTGAAGGCGGAGCGGAACGCCGCCCTCGGCCGCGCCTACCTTTACCGCCCCCTGCTGACCGAGGCCGAATGCCGCGCCGCCGAGGCCGATTCGTTCCTCGCCCGGATCTTCGACGGCTCCCTCAGCCCGCTCCTCGCCCACTTCGTCGCCTCGAAGAAATTGAGCGAGCGGGAAATCGCCGAATTGGAGACGATCCTCGGCACCCACCGGAAAACGAAGTGA
- a CDS encoding DUF4019 domain-containing protein → MNPSLLLPVEVALRGGAATLLILLAEAVPFFRARPGWRRLWWIASAGAFLLPLFPIFATAALPFPVLALCVAWAAGTAFLLLRLAGQTWLTARRWNRRRLVAEGPLPALLEDCKAKAGVTAPIGLVVAPEGELSGPALLGWLRPRILLPADLAATWSREELEAVLLHELAHFRALDIPGDWIFSLARAVQWFNPFAHLAYRRWRIAREEAADAATLSLLAETENDAPRFYGDLLLRLVKRQNETPFHPHGALAIAESHATLKQRLRMIVTPPSPKNTFPCVLLTVLLAGLVTLTVTLHPAYAAPAPAPITVPAAEIEAAKKAAVAAMEPWLKQEDAGDHVGSWKAASAYFRENVTQDQWIAASKFVHDSVGHTLRRTLASTMLEQGVVETNSPPLANPLVIAQFHTAFDGAADAVETVTFQKDADGVWRAAGYYVKPANTADGATPDDPDKKKALAAMAPWLKKGDTGDYAAQWKEASASFRKSCTLDKWLEATRNVNLGPCLSRTLMSAAIGTDADGPQVTAKYRSSFKNAASTIETVVFVRESDGVWRAAAYYFKPTD, encoded by the coding sequence ATGAATCCCTCCCTCCTCCTTCCCGTCGAGGTCGCGCTCCGCGGCGGGGCGGCCACCCTCCTGATCCTCCTCGCCGAGGCCGTTCCGTTCTTCCGCGCCCGGCCCGGCTGGCGGCGGCTTTGGTGGATCGCCTCCGCCGGGGCCTTCCTCCTGCCGCTCTTCCCGATTTTCGCGACCGCCGCTCTTCCCTTCCCCGTCCTTGCGCTCTGCGTCGCGTGGGCGGCCGGGACAGCCTTCCTCCTCCTCCGCCTCGCGGGACAGACGTGGCTCACCGCCCGCCGCTGGAACCGCCGCCGCCTCGTCGCCGAGGGGCCGCTCCCCGCGCTCCTCGAGGATTGCAAGGCGAAGGCGGGGGTCACCGCCCCCATCGGCCTCGTCGTCGCCCCGGAAGGGGAGCTTTCCGGTCCCGCCCTCCTCGGCTGGCTCCGTCCCCGCATCCTCCTCCCCGCCGACCTCGCCGCGACGTGGAGCCGGGAGGAGCTGGAGGCCGTCCTCCTCCACGAACTCGCCCACTTCCGCGCCCTCGACATCCCCGGCGACTGGATTTTCTCCCTCGCCCGCGCCGTCCAGTGGTTCAACCCCTTCGCCCACCTCGCCTACCGGCGCTGGCGGATCGCCCGGGAAGAGGCCGCCGACGCGGCGACGCTCTCCCTCCTCGCCGAGACGGAGAACGACGCCCCCCGCTTCTACGGCGACCTCCTCCTCCGCCTCGTCAAGCGCCAGAACGAAACCCCCTTCCACCCCCACGGCGCCCTCGCCATCGCCGAATCGCACGCAACCCTCAAGCAGAGACTCCGGATGATCGTCACCCCGCCTTCCCCCAAGAACACGTTCCCCTGCGTCCTCCTGACCGTCCTCCTGGCCGGACTCGTCACCTTGACCGTCACCCTCCATCCCGCCTACGCCGCCCCCGCGCCCGCGCCGATCACGGTCCCCGCAGCCGAGATCGAGGCGGCGAAGAAAGCGGCGGTCGCGGCCATGGAACCGTGGCTGAAGCAGGAAGACGCGGGCGACCACGTCGGCTCGTGGAAAGCCGCCTCCGCCTACTTCCGGGAGAACGTCACGCAGGATCAGTGGATCGCCGCCAGCAAGTTCGTCCACGACTCCGTCGGCCATACCCTGCGCCGCACGCTCGCCTCGACGATGCTGGAGCAGGGAGTCGTCGAGACGAACTCCCCTCCCCTCGCCAATCCCCTGGTCATCGCCCAGTTCCACACCGCCTTCGACGGCGCCGCCGATGCCGTCGAGACGGTCACCTTCCAAAAGGACGCCGACGGGGTCTGGCGGGCGGCGGGGTACTACGTCAAGCCGGCCAATACCGCCGACGGCGCGACCCCCGACGATCCCGACAAGAAAAAGGCCCTCGCCGCGATGGCCCCATGGCTGAAGAAAGGCGACACCGGGGACTACGCCGCCCAATGGAAAGAGGCCTCCGCCTCCTTCAGGAAAAGCTGCACGCTCGACAAATGGCTCGAGGCGACCCGCAACGTCAACCTCGGACCCTGCCTTTCCCGGACACTGATGTCGGCGGCGATCGGGACGGATGCCGACGGCCCCCAGGTCACCGCCAAATACCGGTCCTCGTTCAAGAACGCCGCGTCGACGATCGAGACCGTCGTCTTCGTGAGGGAGTCCGACGGGGTCTGGCGGGCCGCGGCCTATTACTTCAAGCCGACCGATTAG
- a CDS encoding phytoene desaturase, translating into MKPALVVGSGFGGIAAAIRLQARGYRTTLLEARDQPGGRAYVWRQDGFTFDAGPTILTAPFLIDELFALAGKKTADHLRIVPCHPFYRILFPDGKRFDYTGDGEEIAAEVGRFSPADVAGYRRFAERSEAILKRAFLDLADQPFSTFADMVRVAPDLIRLRSFESVHALVARHIGDPQLRQVFSFHPLLVGGNPYAVSSIYSMIHALEKRWGVHFAIGGTGALVTALIDLFEGMGGEVRLNAPVEEILVRQGIGRKRPVVEGVRLRGGGNLHGERLGARVVVSNADTATTYRKLLPAWARKRWTGARLDGMRYSMGLFVLYFGTNRTYPDLAHHTILLTERYRELLADIFERKILADDFSLYLHAPTRTDPSLAPPGHEAFYVLSPVPNRLGQIDWENKKEAYAEAILKVVEERCCPGLRAHVVTRRISTPADLEREQQVHLGAAFQFEPTLTQSAWFRPHNVSEDVDGLYLVGAGTHPGAGVPGVLSSAKVLDRVIPPPDEVYGV; encoded by the coding sequence ATGAAGCCCGCCCTCGTCGTCGGCTCCGGCTTCGGGGGGATCGCCGCCGCCATCCGGCTCCAGGCCCGGGGCTATCGGACGACGCTCCTCGAGGCGCGGGACCAGCCCGGAGGCCGGGCCTACGTCTGGCGGCAGGACGGCTTCACCTTCGACGCCGGGCCGACGATCCTCACCGCCCCCTTCCTGATCGACGAGCTCTTCGCCCTCGCCGGGAAGAAGACCGCCGATCACCTCCGCATCGTCCCCTGCCATCCCTTCTACCGCATCCTCTTCCCCGACGGGAAACGGTTCGATTACACCGGGGACGGCGAGGAGATCGCCGCCGAGGTCGGCCGCTTCAGCCCCGCCGACGTGGCGGGCTACCGCCGCTTCGCCGAACGGAGCGAGGCGATCCTGAAGCGGGCTTTCCTCGACCTCGCCGACCAGCCGTTCTCGACCTTCGCCGACATGGTCCGCGTCGCCCCCGACCTGATCCGGCTCCGCTCCTTCGAGTCGGTCCATGCGCTGGTGGCGCGGCATATCGGCGATCCGCAGCTGCGGCAGGTCTTCAGCTTCCATCCCCTCCTCGTCGGGGGGAATCCCTACGCCGTCTCGTCGATCTATTCGATGATCCACGCGCTCGAGAAACGGTGGGGCGTCCACTTCGCGATCGGCGGGACGGGAGCCCTGGTCACCGCGCTGATCGACCTCTTCGAGGGAATGGGCGGCGAGGTCCGTCTCAACGCGCCGGTCGAGGAGATCCTCGTTCGCCAGGGGATCGGAAGGAAGCGGCCCGTCGTCGAGGGAGTCCGGTTGCGGGGGGGCGGGAACCTCCACGGGGAGCGGCTCGGCGCGCGCGTCGTCGTCTCCAACGCCGACACGGCGACGACCTACCGGAAGCTCCTCCCCGCCTGGGCGCGGAAGCGGTGGACCGGCGCGCGGCTCGACGGGATGCGCTACTCGATGGGCCTCTTCGTCCTCTACTTCGGGACGAACCGGACCTACCCCGACCTGGCCCACCACACGATCCTCCTCACGGAGCGGTATCGGGAACTCCTCGCCGACATCTTCGAGCGGAAGATCCTCGCCGACGATTTTTCCCTCTACCTCCACGCGCCGACGCGGACCGATCCCTCGCTCGCGCCCCCGGGGCATGAGGCGTTCTATGTCCTCTCCCCGGTGCCGAACCGGCTCGGGCAGATCGATTGGGAAAACAAGAAGGAGGCCTATGCCGAGGCGATCCTGAAGGTGGTCGAGGAGCGTTGCTGCCCCGGCCTCCGCGCCCATGTCGTCACGCGCCGGATCTCGACGCCCGCCGACCTCGAGCGGGAGCAGCAGGTCCACCTCGGCGCGGCATTCCAGTTCGAGCCGACGCTGACGCAGAGCGCCTGGTTCCGCCCGCACAATGTCTCCGAGGACGTCGACGGCCTCTACCTCGTGGGAGCGGGAACCCACCCCGGGGCGGGCGTCCCGGGGGTGCTGTCGTCGGCAAAGGTCCTCGACCGGGTGATCCCGCCGCCGGACGAGGTGTACGGGGTTTAG
- a CDS encoding chemotaxis response regulator protein-glutamate methylesterase, with the protein MFADRKIKVLVVDDSVIVRRLLTDQLGKDSGIEVVGTAVDPYVARDKILELNPDVLTLDIEMPRMDGLTFLKILMKHHPMPIIIFSSLSQKGSAAAMQALQSGAVDVLGKPDGSSSVGHMGTQLIEKVKAAARAKVRNLPQAPAPIATRAAAARTTAPAPSLIPGRPAGTPQWHPRQLLLLGASTGGTEALREVLVRMPREVPGICIVQHIPPYFSKAFADRLNSLCDLDVREAIDGDVVEPGLALVAPGDYHMVLHWIGQRYRVSLTKTEPVWHQRPAVDVLFSSAVEAGAAPYAVGGLFTGMGKDGAEGLLKLRQKGSITYAQNEETCVVFGMPRAAMELGAAEQMLPLGDFPQALMNAAVRQARKAAPSGGA; encoded by the coding sequence ATGTTCGCCGACCGCAAAATCAAAGTCCTCGTCGTCGACGATTCGGTCATCGTCCGCCGCCTCCTCACCGACCAGCTGGGGAAGGACTCCGGCATCGAGGTCGTCGGCACCGCCGTCGATCCCTACGTCGCCCGGGACAAGATCCTGGAGCTCAATCCCGATGTCCTGACCCTTGACATCGAAATGCCGCGGATGGACGGCCTCACCTTCCTCAAGATCCTGATGAAGCATCATCCGATGCCGATCATCATCTTCAGCTCCCTCTCGCAGAAGGGCTCCGCCGCGGCGATGCAGGCGCTCCAGTCGGGGGCCGTCGACGTCCTGGGGAAGCCTGACGGCTCCTCCTCCGTCGGCCACATGGGGACGCAGCTCATCGAGAAGGTGAAGGCGGCCGCCCGCGCGAAGGTCCGGAACCTCCCCCAGGCCCCCGCCCCCATCGCCACCCGCGCCGCCGCGGCCCGGACGACGGCGCCCGCCCCCTCCCTCATCCCCGGGCGGCCCGCCGGGACGCCCCAGTGGCATCCCCGGCAGCTCCTCCTCCTCGGCGCCTCGACGGGCGGGACCGAGGCGCTGCGGGAGGTCCTCGTCCGCATGCCCCGGGAGGTTCCCGGGATCTGCATCGTCCAGCACATCCCCCCCTATTTCAGCAAGGCCTTCGCCGACCGCCTGAATTCCCTCTGCGACCTCGACGTCCGCGAGGCGATCGACGGCGACGTCGTCGAGCCCGGCCTCGCCCTCGTCGCCCCCGGCGATTACCACATGGTCCTCCACTGGATCGGGCAGCGCTACCGGGTCTCCCTCACGAAGACCGAGCCGGTCTGGCACCAGCGCCCGGCGGTCGACGTCCTCTTCTCCTCCGCCGTCGAGGCGGGCGCGGCCCCCTACGCCGTCGGCGGCCTCTTCACCGGCATGGGCAAGGACGGGGCCGAAGGCCTCCTGAAGTTGAGGCAGAAAGGTTCGATCACCTACGCGCAGAACGAGGAGACGTGCGTCGTCTTCGGGATGCCCCGCGCGGCGATGGAGCTCGGCGCCGCCGAGCAGATGCTCCCCCTCGGGGACTTCCCCCAGGCGCTGATGAATGCCGCCGTCCGGCAGGCGCGGAAGGCCGCGCCCTCCGGCGGCGCCTAG
- a CDS encoding protein-glutamate O-methyltransferase CheR — MQLSDQEYERIRKLVYEYSRIDLGPNKRELVTARLGKRLRATKIESFSAYIAFLDSRNGQEELTHLIDAISTNHTFFFREIKHFEFMEQTVLPWALAEGAKHGKKSFRVWSAASSSGEEPYSVAIHLTDYFRRNPGWTWKVEATDISTKILAQAREAVYAEERLRDVRPDWMKTYFQRGIDEWTGYYRVREEARKQVNFTHINLLQPKYPFTEPFQLIWCRNVMIYFDRPTQEQLVAKLSEVLVPGGYLFIGHSESLTGIKHGLKAIRPAIYQKPL; from the coding sequence ATGCAACTCAGCGATCAGGAATACGAGCGGATCCGCAAGCTCGTCTACGAATACAGCCGGATCGACCTCGGGCCGAACAAGCGCGAACTGGTCACGGCCCGCCTCGGCAAGCGGCTCCGGGCGACGAAGATCGAGAGCTTTTCCGCCTACATCGCCTTCCTCGACAGCCGCAACGGGCAAGAGGAGCTGACCCACCTCATCGACGCGATCTCGACGAACCACACCTTCTTCTTCCGGGAGATCAAGCACTTCGAGTTCATGGAGCAGACCGTCCTGCCGTGGGCCTTGGCCGAAGGGGCGAAGCACGGGAAGAAGAGCTTCCGCGTCTGGAGCGCCGCCTCGTCGTCGGGGGAGGAGCCCTACTCGGTCGCGATCCATCTCACCGATTACTTCCGCCGCAATCCCGGATGGACGTGGAAGGTCGAGGCGACCGACATCTCGACGAAGATCCTGGCGCAGGCCCGCGAGGCGGTCTACGCCGAGGAGCGGCTCCGCGACGTCCGGCCCGACTGGATGAAGACCTACTTCCAGCGCGGGATCGACGAGTGGACCGGCTACTACCGCGTCCGCGAGGAGGCCCGGAAGCAGGTCAACTTCACCCACATCAACCTCCTCCAGCCGAAGTACCCCTTCACCGAGCCCTTCCAGCTCATCTGGTGCCGCAACGTCATGATCTACTTCGACCGCCCGACGCAGGAGCAGCTCGTGGCGAAGCTCTCCGAGGTCCTCGTCCCCGGCGGCTACCTCTTCATCGGCCATTCCGAGAGCCTCACCGGGATCAAGCACGGCCTGAAGGCGATCCGTCCCGCCATCTACCAGAAGCCGCTTTAG
- a CDS encoding HAMP domain-containing sensor histidine kinase translates to MIFIERLIPPCLLADPESARKARMIVRFGFWGAGFGVTYVAFYLGIGHLWGALIVALCSLAFALVPFGLRRTLRLSYSANAFCAILILGFSALSAIEGGIQGHAVAWLVSIPLCALLLGTERAALVWSFLCLVAAGIFAAIDIAGVAVPRFYDPKWEGIVTGAGYLALILFMAGLGLIFERGRERAMRAMRESNEELLRLNREKTEFLGIAAHDLKNPLSIVIGYAELIEGELVKESPRTAALAQKIVEASERMRRLVGDLLDVNAIEEGKIRYELGPCGLAHIVSGVVDTYRSSAAAKRIDLVWEPYAAGLPLVRVLADERFLVQLVDNLLSNAIKYSPPGRPVTLRIRSAEVVAANVKASTPSIREGWALDVIDRGPGLSPADQMRLFGKFERLTPQPTGGESSNGLGLSIVRRIAREMGGDVACRSELGVGSTFSVILTKWLGDE, encoded by the coding sequence GTGATTTTCATCGAGCGACTCATCCCCCCCTGCCTCCTGGCCGATCCGGAATCGGCCCGCAAGGCGCGGATGATCGTCCGTTTCGGCTTCTGGGGAGCCGGGTTCGGGGTGACCTATGTGGCGTTCTACCTCGGGATCGGCCATCTCTGGGGGGCGCTGATCGTCGCGCTCTGCAGCCTCGCCTTCGCGCTGGTTCCCTTCGGGCTGCGGCGGACGCTGCGGCTTTCCTATTCGGCGAACGCGTTCTGCGCCATCCTGATCCTCGGTTTTTCGGCCCTCTCGGCGATCGAGGGGGGGATCCAGGGCCATGCCGTCGCCTGGCTCGTCAGCATCCCGCTCTGCGCCCTCCTCCTCGGGACCGAACGGGCGGCCCTCGTCTGGTCGTTCCTCTGCCTCGTGGCGGCGGGGATCTTCGCGGCGATCGATATCGCGGGCGTCGCGGTTCCCCGCTTTTACGACCCGAAGTGGGAGGGGATCGTCACCGGGGCGGGGTACCTCGCGCTGATCCTCTTCATGGCGGGCCTCGGCCTGATCTTCGAGCGGGGCCGGGAGCGGGCGATGCGGGCGATGCGGGAATCGAACGAGGAGCTCCTCCGCCTGAACCGCGAGAAGACCGAGTTCCTCGGCATCGCGGCCCACGACCTGAAGAACCCCCTGAGCATCGTCATCGGCTACGCGGAGCTGATCGAGGGGGAGCTGGTGAAGGAGAGTCCCCGCACCGCCGCGCTGGCGCAGAAGATCGTCGAGGCCTCGGAACGGATGCGCCGCCTCGTCGGCGATCTCCTCGACGTGAACGCGATCGAGGAGGGGAAGATCCGCTACGAGCTCGGCCCGTGCGGTCTGGCCCACATCGTCTCCGGCGTCGTCGACACCTACCGCTCCTCCGCCGCGGCGAAGCGGATCGACCTGGTGTGGGAGCCGTACGCCGCGGGGCTCCCCCTCGTCCGGGTGCTGGCCGACGAGCGGTTCCTCGTCCAGCTCGTCGACAATCTCCTCTCCAACGCGATCAAGTATTCCCCCCCCGGCCGCCCCGTCACCCTCCGCATCCGCTCGGCGGAGGTCGTCGCGGCGAACGTGAAGGCATCGACCCCCAGCATCCGCGAGGGCTGGGCCCTCGACGTGATCGACCGGGGTCCCGGCTTGAGCCCGGCGGACCAGATGAGGCTCTTCGGAAAGTTCGAGCGCCTCACCCCGCAGCCGACCGGCGGGGAAAGCTCGAACGGCCTCGGCCTATCGATCGTCCGCCGGATCGCGCGGGAAATGGGGGGCGACGTCGCCTGCCGGAGCGAGCTCGGCGTCGGCTCGACATTCAGCGTGATCCTGACGAAGTGGCTGGGGGACGAATAA